Genomic window (Vampirovibrionales bacterium):
CGTTACATTGGGAACAGCGCAGCGTCACCCACTGGCGGATGACGGTATCGCCGCAGTCAGGACAGATGCATTTGCCTTCGGCGTGCGACGCCCGCGGATGGGGGCACCCGATAAATGCGCGGGTCTGATCGCGTAACTGAGCGATACTGTGCGACAAAACCCCAATAATGGCGTCCAGCATTCGTCTCTCCCTTGACTCGATGCTCTTGCCCCGGCGTGTGACTGGCTTCCTTCGGCGGAGAGACGTTGGCGTCCCTGCCGTACTGAGAGAATATCTGTCTTTTAAAGAATATCAACTTTTTTCGAAAATCTTTTGAAACGCAAACGGGTCACACGCGCGCGCCTCTCATGCACCCTGAATAAGCGCAGTCAGGGCGAGCTAAAAGCCCGCCCTGACTGACAAAGAAGTGCACATTTTGTTCAAGCGTCCACTTTTTCAGGACATTTTAGGCCATCGTATCGAGCGTGGAGCCGCTCACAGAGACCGACGCTTCCACTGTAGCGGAGGAAGACGCGCTGCCTGAAGGGGTCGATGCGCTGGACGACGACTTGGCAGCTTCTTCTTCCTTGGCTTTTAAGGCTTCAGCCAACGCTTTAATCGGGTGGCCGTCGGGTAGCTTCTCGAGATTTTTCTGAATACCCGGCGGGATTTTTCCCTTACGCGCCAACCCCGGAGGGCCGCCCGCATGCGCCGCAGAATGGACGGAAGGACTCATACGCATCTCCTTCAAATTCAAAACAGGCCAAAGACGGGATTTTATAATCTTATTAAATATAAAAACAATATTTAAATCAAAATTGCCTTACGCCGCTGCGATCCGCTGCCCAGTGGGGAATTCCTCCACGCAGGGGATCTTTCAGGACGGATTCCCCTGATTGGAGGAGACGAAAGACGTTGCGCTCATCTAAACTCATGATCAGGAACAGACGCCGCCGCGAATTTGCGGCCGAAAGGGAGCCTGACGCTTATGCGCATGATGACCCGATTTGTTCAGCTGGTTGGCCTGTTTAGCGCCATAATGCTGTACTTGGCGATTGGCAGCGGCAGCGGGCTGGAATGGAGCGTGGGCCCCCACGGCGAAAAGCGCTTGGCGCTAGCGCTACGGCTTGAATTCCCAAAACCTTTGATGGCACAGCTCGACGCGTCGCAGCGCGCCTTCACTGGGTCATTGGCGAGCCCTTTAGAACACGTCGCCCGAATAGCCTCTCCAGCAGGGGAAACCCGGCCCCCTGAACCGCAGGATCCCCGACTGGCCGACTTGCCGCAGACGGCGCACTCGGCCATTTAGCGCGTGAACGGACCTGATGAGCGCCTATTAAAATGCCCGCGTTAAAGAAAACGCCAGCGGGTGTCGCCGCTCCATCGCCTTGAGGGTTTCATACGGCACGCCCAACTCGCTCAACTCTTCGCCCCCAACCTGAAAGATCGAAATGAGCCGCTGGATGTCCCCAGATAGCGGCAATGCGTAAGCGGCGTCCTGAATTAATAACAGCGCCTGGCCGCGAGACAATTCGGCTGCATTAAAGGCCATGGCGCTCGCGGAAAGCGGGCGCGGACGAATCCGTGAACGCTTTGCCGACGCGCTGGAAGCAGAAAACGCTTGCGCCATGGCCGACTCCCTCTTAAAAAATTTAAATACTCTCTATTTTTGTGTCTTTGGGCATCTGATTCGTACCAAAAGCCAGTTAATCCGCAGCTTAAGCTGCACCCTGTTCTGGAGAAGCGGCGACACCACCTTTCAAACAAGAGGTAAAATCTGAAAAGGCTTCAGAATCCGGTAAATCCCATCCCACGCCGGGAAAGAACCCTGTCCTTGCGAGCGATTGGGATGATTCTAACAGGGAATCGCTTTCACACAAGGAAAAAACGTACTACAATGCGCCATCACACTTGGCGAAAGGCGTTTGCCAAAACCCGATCAAGGGGCTTCGCGTCATTTTTACACTGAGTCACAGTCAATCATTCAGCGTCCAAGCTTCCCGTTAACGGCAACGTTCAGTCCTTGTCGTCGACGCCGAGCGACAGGACGCGATCGTGTCCTGACAAGTCTTTTAAGCAAGCCGTCTGACCAAATCCATGGCGGCGGGCCAGAGAGAGAACGCCGTCGCGCATTCCGTCCCCCAGCTCTATCATGAGCGCACCCCCGCGCGTTAAAAAACCCGGGGCCTGAGCCAAGAGACGACCGTAAAGGTCATACCCATCCTCAGACGCGAAGAGAGCCAGCGACGGCTCATGCGCAGTGACTTCATCGGCGAGCGTCGGTTTGAGCGCAGGATCGATATAGGGCGGATTACTGACAATCAGGTCGAAGCGCCAACCAGCAAACGGCGAGAGTAAATCTCCCTCGGCGAAGGTAATGCGCTCAGTCAGAGAGAGCGCGCGCGCATTGTGGCGAGCGACCGCCAGCGCGCGGGGACAGACGTCGCTGGCGAAAAAGGCGAGGTCTGGTCTCTCCCGCAGGCGATCCGCCAGCGCCAGAATAATCGCGCCGGAGCCCACGCCAATATCACACGCGCTGACGCCGCGCCGCGTCTGCAAAAAACCCAACGCGGCTTCGACGAGCAATTCCGTCTCTGGGCGCGGGATGAGCGTATCGGGCGTAACGTTAAGGGTCAGGCCATAAAATCCGGCTTTTCCGGCCAGATACTGCACTGGAACACGATCGCGCAGACGACGTCGTAACAGCTCGCGCACTGTTGCCCAACGTTCGGGGTGAATCGAAGCGTCCGGGTCTTTGAAAACATCTTCGAAAGACAGGCCCGCACACTCAAGCAGAATCGCGGTTTCGGCCTGCCGTTGAGCCGACGGCATCGCCAAATGCCCCAGCGCGCGCTGAATGAAGCGATGCACGGATTTTCGGCAGCGACGGATCACAAATCCCCTTGGCGAACGAGACCGGTTAAAGAATTGTACGCGATAGCCGATAGAAAGAACGCCCCCCTTCGACGCATTCCCCCGAGCGAGCCTGTTTTGAGCCCCTCTCGTTTGAAGGTCGCAGGGAGGCTGAGGAGCCATCCGTCGGCATCAATCCTGCGAGCAAGCCGCCGACGCGCCGGAAGACCGCCGTGAATCCCCTCCCCCACGCGTCATCACAAGCCCAGTACCCACTGGGAGAAGCGCTCCCGGATTTATCCGGGACCTCGTCGTTAGGGAGTTTTCCACCCGCCGGGGAAACAAGATCCGCGTCACCGTCGCCGCAAGTGCTAGAAGCTTTACGCGCGCTTAACCCCCAGCAGAGCGCCTCTCCCAGCGCCAATGCGCCGCGCAAGCGCATCGGCGATATTCTTATTGAAGAAGGCTATATTACCGATCAGCAGTTGCAACGGGCGCTCTCGGAATCCCAGGCGACCAAAACGCCCATCGGCACCACGATGGTCAAACTGGGCTACATCGACGAAAAGAAACTCGGCCAGTGTCTGGCCAAGCTTCATGGCTTTGAATACGCTGATTTGGCAGACGTGACGCTGCAACCGGACGTCATGAAGCTGCTGCCGGACGATTTCATCAAACGCTTTATGGTTATTCCCCTGCGCGTGGATCTCAAGTTCAAACGCATGGAAGTGGTGATGGCGCGGCCCGACAACCTGCGGGTACTTGATGAAATCGCGCTGTTAACGGGCTTTCGACCCAGCCCGAAGGTCTCCACGCACAAAGAAATGGTGGCGGTCCTCGATAAGTATTACCGTCATAACGTCTCTGGCGATGACGCCATAAAAAAGATCGAAGAAGATCTACTGAAGAGTGACAGCATCTACGAGGACAGCGGCGTCACCTCGGAGCTGGAAGCGGAGATGGCTGCCGAAGACGCGCCCGTCGTCATGCTGGTCAACTCCGTGCTGCTGGAAGCAATTGAAACCGGCGCGTCCGACGTTCACATCGAGCCTCAAAAAGAACGCCTACTGGTGCGCTATCGCATTGACGGGATTCTGCACGAATCCAAGAGCATCCCCAAGAAGATGGCCAGCGCCGTAATTTCACGCGTGAAAGTCGCCAGCGGTATGGATATCGCCGAACGTCGCCGCCCGCAGGATGGCAGGATGAAGATTAAAACAGGGACCCAGGAAATCGACATGCGGGTCAATACGCTGCCTGTGCAGTTCGGCGAAAAGATCTGTATCCGGATTCTGAAAGCCACAGCCACCACCGGGGGGATCGGCACGCTTGGGTTGAGCGAAGAAGAATCGCGGGCCATTTTCCGGATGATCAAGGCGCCCAACGGCATTATTCTCGTAACGGGCCCTACAGGCTCCGGAAAAACCACCACGTTGTACTCTTGCC
Coding sequences:
- the prmC gene encoding peptide chain release factor N(5)-glutamine methyltransferase, which codes for MIRRCRKSVHRFIQRALGHLAMPSAQRQAETAILLECAGLSFEDVFKDPDASIHPERWATVRELLRRRLRDRVPVQYLAGKAGFYGLTLNVTPDTLIPRPETELLVEAALGFLQTRRGVSACDIGVGSGAIILALADRLRERPDLAFFASDVCPRALAVARHNARALSLTERITFAEGDLLSPFAGWRFDLIVSNPPYIDPALKPTLADEVTAHEPSLALFASEDGYDLYGRLLAQAPGFLTRGGALMIELGDGMRDGVLSLARRHGFGQTACLKDLSGHDRVLSLGVDDKD
- a CDS encoding type II/IV secretion system protein, with amino-acid sequence MNPLPHASSQAQYPLGEALPDLSGTSSLGSFPPAGETRSASPSPQVLEALRALNPQQSASPSANAPRKRIGDILIEEGYITDQQLQRALSESQATKTPIGTTMVKLGYIDEKKLGQCLAKLHGFEYADLADVTLQPDVMKLLPDDFIKRFMVIPLRVDLKFKRMEVVMARPDNLRVLDEIALLTGFRPSPKVSTHKEMVAVLDKYYRHNVSGDDAIKKIEEDLLKSDSIYEDSGVTSELEAEMAAEDAPVVMLVNSVLLEAIETGASDVHIEPQKERLLVRYRIDGILHESKSIPKKMASAVISRVKVASGMDIAERRRPQDGRMKIKTGTQEIDMRVNTLPVQFGEKICIRILKATATTGGIGTLGLSEEESRAIFRMIKAPNGIILVTGPTGSGKTTTLYSCLRDINNPEINITTIEDPIEYPLTGINQTPINSKAGMTFASALRAILRQDPDVILVGEIRDEETLESAIHAALTGHLVFSTLHTNSAAKTVTRLLEMGAPSYLVSSAVIGILAQRLVRRICKHCKTAYPATPEELEILGMVDALEEVTLYKGAGCDTCNHTGYSGRMGLYEIMRLSREIQEMVDRNESTFAIQDAAVRQGMYTLAMDGKRKILAGLTSVEEVTRVLGLELEG